In the genome of Nycticebus coucang isolate mNycCou1 chromosome 12, mNycCou1.pri, whole genome shotgun sequence, the window AGGGTTAGGCTCCGGCGGGAAGGCGGAGCCGTTGGGGAGCGTGCGGGGACTCGTGGTCTCTCCCGGAAAAACCACTTCCACCCGGAGCGCGGAGCGAAAGCCCGTAATAGAGGGGGGCGGGCTGAGAAAGGGGCGGAGCCACGGCGGGGCGTTGGGTTAAAGGCGGGGCGGTAGGGcggagctgggtggagctgagccGGGTGGGCAATGTCTACACTTAGGGCGCGGAGGCTGGGTGCGCCCTTCTTTAGATACCTGGTTCAGCTGGCGGGACCGGCCGAGCCGGTCCAGTCGCGCTCCAGTTTTGGGAGAATGCGAAGGGTCAGAGCAGGTGTGGAAGCAGACCAAGGGCGCTGGTTGCAGGGGCTAACTGGGTAGGCAGACCCTACGGGGATTATTCACTTAAAGGCCTCCTTACTCTAGAGGCCGGACTTCCAATGAAGTGGGATGGCATTCTTCCAACAGTGGCCATGGCTGGCATCTGAGTGAAGTGTTAAGAAAGAgttggggctcggcgcctgtggctaaagcggctaaggcgccagccacctacaccagagctggcgggttcgaatccagcccgggcctgccagacaacaatgacaactgcaacccaaaaatggccaggcattgtggcgcgtgcctgtagtcccagctacttgagaggctgaggcaagagaatcgcttgagcccaggcttTGGAGGTTGCTAccagctgtgataccatagcactctacccagggcgacagcttgagactctgtctcaaaaaaaaaaaaaaaggggttgGCCAGTCGCGATGGCGCACTCCTATAAtctggcactgtgggaggccaaggagggtggatcgcctgagctcaggagtactcTACtctagaaaaaactgaggcaggaggatctcttgagcccaatagtttaaggttgctgtgagggcagACGCCAGCCCCAGCACTCTACGAatggtgacagtgagactctcagaaaaaagaaaaacaagttggcTAAcaatcttacttttcttttcttcagcttccGGAGGTTTTAGTCTTACACCTCTAACGGAGAAAGTCTATAGGACTTTATTTAACTTCACCAAGCACATtaggttttggttttgttgttattCCCAATTGGCTGCTCTGTAGATTCtctgtaaaacttttttttttattagagagacagactcactttgtcaccctcagtagagtgccagagcatcacagctcatagcaacctccagctcttgggctcaagtgattctcttggctcagcctcctgaatagctgggactacaggcgcccgccacaacctccgactattttttttgttgctgcagtttggccggggccaggtttgaacccaccatcctcagtatatggggctggcaccctgctcactgagctacaggtgccacccaccagtaaacatttaaataaagagGACTGTGCTCTATGTAGAAAAGTAAAACTAGGACTGGAGAGGGCTGAGGTGGCTAGTGCCTAAAAGCCTAGCACTCTTGTGGAGATGGAGGAGGGAGCAtcccctgaactcaggagttccagagcagcctgagcaagaaaaagaccctgtctctaaaaatagcctggcgtttgtggagggcacctgtagtcccagctacttgggaggctgaggcaagaggatcccttgagcccaagagtttgaggttgctgtgagcaatgatgctatagcactctactgaaggccacaaGTGAGACTGTTtcgaaaaacaaaataataataaaaattaaaaaaaaaaattgagaaagttaGCTATCTACTGTTGAAGAGCAGTGAAAGGGGACAGTCTCTCATTTAACACACTAATTGTCTTTCAGACAGGAACCTGAAAAAAGCTGTTGCATTTTTATTCAGacatgtataaaaacaaaacaaaaaacttcaatgATACAACATACATTTTCCCCCGGTTCTCCATCCAAGGGGGATGAAGAGGTCTGAAGCTGGGTCTTCTTTCTGTCCCATCTGGAAGCTTCTCACTGCTGGATGAGAATAGCTCCTAAAAGTGGATCTTGGGGACCATTGTGAGTAAGGAGTGGAGATCATTTATAGCACATGTAGGTTATGGTTTATCCaaaggtattttgttatttttcattttgacccacccacccaccacatCCTGAGATGAGAGGTCTGGACACAGGAGGAAGATGTGGTTTTTGGGAGTTAGTCTTCATTCAGTGCAAAAGTAAGAAAACAACGACCTTTACAAGAGCTCTGACTTACATCAGTTTTCCTTGATACCTTATAGTAGGAGGTGTGCACTGGAATTAGATTTTGAGTCCTGGACCTGCTGCTTAATTTAGTCGCTTTAAGGCTCACTTTCCTTATCTGCATAATGGGATAATATGTATCTCACAGAATTGCTTTAAGGATGAGATAGTATAGGTAAAGTTTAACATGATGCCCAGCTCATACTATTCAATTAACAGCAATCAATATGTATTCCTAACCTCTTTCTGCACTTGACAAACTTTTAAGCTTCCTGGTCTTTCTAAGACATTAGGAGTCATACGTAAAAATTTTGCTTTCCTCTCCCAGGTTTCCTCCCATTCCTCTTTCTGAACCTAGTCCCAATAAGTCAGAGCCTGAGATAAACGGACAGGGAGAATAATCCTTCATATCTCCAGTAGTCCCCGTGAGGAGGCTGAGGAATGAGATTGAGAAAGCACACAAAACAGGGATAAACCTTCTTTCCTGTgttgggaaagagaagaaagtgcaCAGCTGGCTACATATCACAAGAATTTTTTGTCAAAGTGTTTAAAAGCCTCCAAAGGTTGAGTGGAATTGTCTAGGACTGGCATAGTAGGGCTAAGACCtgtaaaagaggaagaggaagtagaGAGAAGTAGGGGTACCCTCTAGAGGCACTAGCTGCCATCAAAAACTCCTTGAGTACCTCAGGGAGCAGGGGTTATGTTCTCTGGGCATTAGCCTTGGGGAAAAGTCTGCTATGCCAGTAATCAGGGTTATCAAAGGCAGAGTCAGTAGCTTCTAGGCTACGTAGAGTTTTGAGGCGGGCATAATGAACATGGGGGGCATGGTGGCTACTAGGCCCCTGGAAAGCTCTCATTTCTTCATACCCTTGCTCAGTTGCTGGGCAGGCCCCCATGGCTGCATATTCCCCCCCAGGACCACCTCCACCACGTCGCCGATTCATATATTCATAGTCTTCATCTGGAGTTGTGCCAGCAGTGGGCATGATGGGCACGGGGTGGAGTGGGCAACTCTGTGTGCTACCCAGGGAGGCACTGAGGTCTGATCCCACATCCATGTATTCATAACCCAGCTCCTCGAGGGAACTTGGCCGGGGAGGATGAGGTGGACTGTGCCTTCTCCGGTTCATGTATTCAtactcctcctcttcatcttcttcttcagtACCCAGGACAGAACTGCGACCCACTGAAGAAAGAGTGCCTTCTCGGGAGGAGGGAGTACCTAGGGATTGAGAAGAGAAGCTAGGTATGTGGAGGACATGATGGCAATAGGCAGTCGGGAAtggtagaactttttttttttaaaacagtttcactatgttgcccttggagtgctatagcgtcacagcccTCAAGCCtcaactcttggggcttaagcgattctcttacctcaacctcccaaggctgaggggactacaggtgcccgccacaatgcccagctattttttgttgtagttgtcattgctgtttagttggcccaggcgaggtcgaacatgccaccctcggtatatgtggctggcactgtaagcactgtgctacgggcaccaagccaaggggggaaaatttttaaaaaataaatacggAGGCATGTGATCAGAGAAGACAAAAGAATTAAGAGAAAggattaggctcggcacctgtagctcagcagctagggcaccagccacatacaccagagctggcaggttcgaatccagcccaggccggctaaacaacaatgacaactacaacggaaaaatagtcaggcattgtggtgggctcctatagttcccagctacttgggaggctgaggcaagagaattgcttaagctcaagagtttgaggttgctgtgagctgtgacaccacggcattctaccgagggcaacaacatgagactctgtctcaaaaaaaaaaaaaaaaattaaattaaaagagaggcttggcgcctatggctcaagtggctaaggcaccagccacatacacctgagctggcaggtttgaatccagcccaggcccaccaaacaacaatgacagctgcaaccaaaaatagccaggcgttgtggcaggcgcctatagtcccagctacttgggaggtggaggcaggagactcgcttgagcccaggagttggaggttgctgtgagctgtgatgctacagcactctaccgagggtgacagcttaaggctctgtctcaataaaaaaagagagagagtggaacctgtggctcaaggagtagggcgctggccccatataccaggggtggcgggttcaagcctggcccctgccaaaactgcaaaaataaaataaaataaaaaataaaaagagaaaagatgaaaggaataattgaGGAAAGCCCTAGGAAGATTAGGCACCTTTGAGGTGTGTATCTGGCATGACATAACCATTGACATCCTCTTCCTCTAACCCTGGTGGGGAGAGTGGGGTGACAGGAGTAAGTAGACTATGGCGCTGGGAATGGTAGGCACTGTCTCCACGGGGCCGCGGActccggctccggctccggctccggctccTACACATTGACACCTTCTCTTGGAGCTCAGCTTCAGAGCCTGTCACATGGCCTTCTGATGACTCTGATGCCAGGCGTGTCCGTGGTATTGGATGCAGAGAGACTGGACGGGGACATCTTTCACTACCTCCACAAACTGCAGAATCctaaagaggaaaacaaacagaaaataatacaagAAGATTTATATAGAGACAAGGAAAGAAGGAGATTGAATAGTTCAATGCCTTCTTTTTTGTAGGACGATGATTAAACCtcagagtctcagttgccctgggtagagtgctgtggtgtcatcatggatcacagtaacctgaaactcttgggcttatgtgatcctcttgcctcagcctcccaaggagctgggactataggaatatgccaccacacctggctaattattctattttttttttttttttgtagagacagagtctcactttatagccctcggtagagtgccgtggcctcacacagctcacagcaacctccaactcctgggcttaagcgattctcttgcctcagcctcccgagtagctgggactacaggtgcccaccacaatgcccagctattttttggttgcagtttggctggggccaggtttgaacccgccacccttggtatatggggccggcgccttaccgactgagccacaggcaccgccctaatttttctattttttaagtagatacagggtcttgattttgcttaggctggtcttgaactcttgggctcaagcaatctacccacctcagccttccagagtgcttggattccaggcatgagccaccttgcccagcctaaaCCTCAAAAGTTTCTAATGCCTCCCACATAACCCTTATCATTCCGATCCTAAGACCCAACCTCTCATCAACAGACTTTACCTGGGAAGCTTCCCCAAGATTGCTCTGGTTCATGGGCATGTATCCAGATGATGGATTTAAAAGGCTCTGGCTCTAGGAtgaaaaaagtaaggaaaaggTTTAAGATGAAGGAAGAATCTACTCTTACCATAGGGGGCCTGGAGTGGTTAATCTGGTGTCTGTAGGGTTCATGAGGGCTTAGAGTGTAGAGAATTGGGTAACTACTTAGGAGGTGTCTTACCCCACGTGGTCTATTAAGTGTTCCAATGGGTAGGCTGAGGGCAGAGCCCAGTGTGGTTGCCAGATTGTCCTCCTCTGCTTCCAAGTCTAGGTCTAGGTCTAGTTCTGGCTCCAGCTCTACTTCTTCCAGTTCCTTGTCTGTCAGAGCAGAGGGCTCTGCCCCAGGTGCTATTCCAGGCCCACTCTCTCTCTATAGGAACAGGTGATTGTTAGGGTGGATCCTGGTTCTAGCCAAGTCTCTCTTTCTCTAAATTTCTTTGATACCTCTTAGCTCTTACTTACCTTTATGACCAGATACCGGGGTGGGTCTCGGGCCATCCTGGTGAATTCATTggctagttctttaaaggttggTCGAATGTTCTCATCAATCATCCAACCTAGGGGTAAAATGTTAGAGGTAGACACACAAAAGGGGATAGAGCCATAAGACAAGTAGAGAGGGAAGTCAGTTAGAAAATGGCTGGGATCAGTAGGTAACTCACACTTGACCATCACCATGTAGACATCAATGGTGCAAATCTGGGGCTGTGCCAACCGTTCCCCTTTCTCTAGCAGGTCTGGCACTTCAGCCAATCGTAGCCCTGCATAGGGCTCAGCTCCGAAGGTCATCAACTCCCAAACTGTCACACCTGATGATAGGAAGAAATGTACTAGTAGGTGGTAAAATGGTTGACATGGTCATGAAGTGAAAAGAAGGCataacctgaattttttttttttagagacagggtcttgctctgtcactcaggctagagtgcagtagcataatcatagctcactgtaatcttgaactcctggactcaagtgatcctcctgcctcatgactataggcataagccaccacgccaggctagtttttaaataattaaaaagaatttttgcaagcagcgcctgtggctcaaggagtagggcgctagtcctatatgctggaggtggcgggttcaaacccagccctggccaaaaaccacaaaaaaaaaaaaagaatttttgcatagatggggatcttgctatgttcaggttggtcttgaactcctggcctcaaatgatcttcctgccttggcctctcagagcactgagattgcaggcatgagccactgtgcccaggagaACGTGATTTGACACAAGGATCTGAAGTGCTTAGAAAAGGGGtcttgataaattgtggtatatgtatcatggaatactatgcagccttaaagaaagatggagactttacctctttcatgtttacatggatggagctggaacatattcttcttagtaaagtatcccaagaatggaagaaaaaatacccaatgtacacagccctactatgaaactaatttgggactctcacatgaaagctataacccagctacaacttaacaatagggggaagtgggaaaggggggggtgggtagagggaggggaatcggtgggatcacacctgtggtgcatattacaggggtatttgcgaaacttggtaaatgtagaatgtaaatgttttggcacagtaactgagataacgccagaaaggctatgttaaccactgtgataaaaatgtgtcaaatggtttatgaagtgagtgtatgatgccccataatcatatcattgtatacagttatgatttaataaaaaaaataaaataaaataaaacaaaagaaaaattaaaaaaaaaaagaaaaggggtctTGGGCAGCGCCGGAgcagtgctggccccatataccaagggtggtgggtttgaaccctgccaaaacgcccggccaaactgcaacaaaaaatagccgggcgttttggcaggtggctgtagtcccagctacttgggaggctgaggcaagagaatcgcctaagcccaagagctggaggttgctgtgagctgcaatgccacagcactctactgagggagacaaagtgagactctgtctctaaaaaaaaaaaaaaagaaagaaagaaaaggggtcTCAAAGGCAATTGCAAAATTGGCCCACTGATGGTATGGAGGGCACTGAGATACACTGACCATAGCTCCAGACGTCACTCTGGTGTGTGTATTTCCCAAAGTGAATACTCTCAAGGGCCATCCACTTAATTGGAGTCTGAAGAGTAAAGATAAAGGTGTCACCAGTTGATTTCTACACACTTTCTTAGCATTTCTAAGCCCCAAATTCTCttatcattcttttcctttgtttctctctGAACTTAAATTGTTGACATCTCTAGCTTTCTCTTCATGAACTTACCATGAGGCATGAAGGATCTGCCTGCCCCTGAAGGAAACCACTGCCTCCTCCCTAACCCCATGCTTTGGTCCACTCCCACCTCCTTACCCAGCCCTTTCTGTCACCTTACCTTGGCCTCACTATGTAGTAGCTGTTTATCATCCGGTGGCAGCAGATCAGCCACACCGAAATCTGCTACCTGAACCTGACTAGGTGACTTGAGTAGCACATTTCGGGCAGCCAGGTTCCTATGTACCATACCATGCTCCTCAAGGTAGTACATACCCTAAAGGGAAGAAAGTACTCTCAGGGTTGGGGGAAATCAGTAAGTCACTGAGATCTAGAATCCTCCCAAACCCTGAAGATATGTCTGAGAACTTCAGCCTTCCTACCGCAGCCaggcaggtttttttgttttgtttttgttttttgagacagagtgtcagtatgtcaccctcggtagagtgccatggtgtcacagttcacagcaatctcaaacacttgggcttaagcgattctcttgcctcagcctcccaagtaactgggaccataggcgcccgccacaatacccagctatttttttagagatgaggtcttgctcttgctcaagctggtctcaaacttgtgagctcaggcaatccatccaccttggcctcccagggtgctaggattacaggcatgagccaccgtgcccagcccagctGGGCAGTTCGTATCATAGAGCTCCTCCAGGCTCCTCTCACCTTTGCAATCTGCACTCCCCAGTTGAGCAGCAGTTGTGGCCCTAGTGCTCCCCGGTGTTGTCTCACATGATCCAGCAGAGAACCCAGAGGCAAGTATTGAGTGACCAGCTGCAGAGATGATCCTGGGCATAGTCCCAGCAGCCGTACAATGTGGGCATGGTCTAGACTGCCAATGGCCAGCATATGCTAAGAGACACAAGAGGTGTTATCCAGGAAACAGATTCACATACAGTCTGCACATGGCACACCCAGACCAGGGCCCCCCAACATTCAAGTACATCAACATGGCTAACATGGCTGTTAACACAGGGTCATGCTTCTACATGATTGTATCTAATGTTGTCCTCTCTCCTAGTGGCATACAGagctcctttctttttctatctttctttttttttttttttgagacagagtcttactatgttgccttcggtagagtgctgtggtgtcacaactcacagcaacctcaaactcttgggcttaagtaattctcttgcctcagtttcctaagtagctgagactacaggcacttgccacaacctggctattttttttgttgcagttgtcattgttgtttagctggcccgggctggatttgaactcgccagcctcaatgtggccggtgccctaactacatggtacaggcactgagcccagagcTCCCTTCTTTCACTTACATCTGTCACAGCTTGAAAACTTTGCCGTCCACTCTTGTCCTCAATGACTTTAATGCAGACTGGAATCTTGATAGATTCACCctcagggatccacactccctgGGAAGTTTGGGGCAGGAGTCAGTCTAGGTCATTCTCCCCAGATCAGCCCTTGGCtaaaattttttcccctttgcccTAAATCCTCCTCCCACTTCTCCAGCCTTCCTGTGGGTCACTCACTTTGTGCACAGTTCCAAAGACACCTGAACCAAGCACTTTAAGCTTCCTCAGCTCTGTCTCTTTGAAGATTCTGGCCAAAACTTTGTTAGCCTTCTCACTGGGATCCAGAGGCTCTATACTCTGAGGAACAGAAGGGATAGAGGTGTTGGTGAAGGCCCAACTCACATTCTGCTCCAGCCTGCTCCCCCTAAGTGGTGAACACAGCACAGAGCCCAAAGGACAGGAAAAGAGACTGTCTTTAGTCCTGGAAAACACTGTAGGCATATGGAGAAATAACAGACCCCAAGGACTGAAGCAATTGTTTGTTGTCATGAGATTAGAAATTCAGAGAGCcgggttttctttttaatggggGAGGCAGGGTCCGGGGTGCCCCTTGGGAATATTATTAATACTGTCCCCACCTTGACTCCCCTCACAACCATCCTGAAAGGATGAATGTAACTTAGACACAGAGAACAGAAGTAAGTTTTTCAAAGTCATGTAGGAAATTAATGGCAAAATCAGAACTAGAATGTATGCCTCCCACTTCTCTGACCAGAGTTCTATCTAGAGAACCACACTCTCTCCTTGAAGAAAGGGATCAAATCtccagggagagaaggggaatGGTGCTCATTTCATTTCTGATCTGTGGGTGCATTTGGCAAGAGGGACCTCTCGAAATCAAGCTAAGTACTCACCTCGCCTCGTTCCAAGTAGCGCCTCATAGCCCTTTTATTCTGAATCTGGCGCCCACGCCAATAGAGAAAAGTACCACCCAAGATCAGGAAAATTGCTACCAATCCTACTATCACCATCAAAGCCATCGTCAGATGGGTTTTGCTGTGGAATATAGAGAAACCAAGCATTATCCTGGATATACACCTCCATTACCAATATCTTCTATACCTGTGCCAAGATATAGTGCAGATGTGGAGCAAGAATTTAACTTTCACACACATTTTTTTGTGACGgagtcactttgtcactcttgatacagtgctgtggcgtcacagctcacaccctataggcacccaccacaacaccaggctatttttagagatggggtgtcgctcttgctcaggctagtctcatactcctgagctcggcctcccagagttctaggattacaggtgtgagccatcgtatCAGAGTATacatatgttttttatatatatatatatatatatatatatgtccttGAGCAATGAAGGGACCAACCTAATCTAGACCACCATTAGGCTACTACAAATTAATTTTAGGAAAGAAAGGCCAGAAGCCTGGATTCTTATGTCTCAAGTCTAATAACAGTGGACTGTGTATAAAAGGGGGAATGAATAGATGCACTCTTCTTTGCAGGTAACCGCCCTCACCCTAGCTTTTCTCCCAAATATCCCCAGCTTCCAGAATCTCCAAGACCATCATCATACCTGATCAGCTCCAATGGTTGGCCTAAACAGTCTTGTAGCTCTGGTCCTTTACACCTAAAAAAGACAGCCAACACCTTAAATGGGAGCTCGAACAACAGAGGCTCAATGCCAATGGCCTCAACCTACAAAAGCTGTTTCAGAACCTACCATGGCATCCTATCCTGGAGCCCAAAGCCTAACACAAGCTGTGGCCTCCATCTCCAGTTCATCAGCCCTCCCTGAGCCCCTCTATAATGAAACTCATCTGAACTGAGTTTATTACACGTTCCCCAAATTGTACTGTGCTGTTATTGAGTTTCCCTTTCTCCAGTGCATCACTACCAGGCTGAGAGTGATCCTTAAATCACAGTCCCCCTCTTCTCTCTTCATCCTAGTTTTGTGCTCCCACCCTTCAGCCTGCACCCTCTTTTCATCATTCCATTACTGACCCCTGAGTGCAATTCTCATGGCAGGGCTGACATTCATTCTGAACATCTGGGTACTTGTAGATGGGGCCCTTGGCACCTAAGACTCCATTTGGGCAGCTGCTCACACAGTGGGGCCCATCTCGAAAATGGGCACATTGGGTACAAGCATCAGAGCCCTGAGTAGAGAAAGCAGGAAGAATTGGATTCCAAGGTTAACTTCATAACTCCCAGGAAAGACCAACCCAGCCACTTAGGATCCTCCAGCCACCATCCTTAGATTATCTGGCTTCCCTGTACTGTCTCTGGGGTTCGGCTATATCATTTCCTAGATGCTCCACGTGTTGCCCCTCACCTATCTGCCTTAGAGATTATGGTGCTGCTACTATACCGAGCCATTGCATGTGGCAGTGCCCTCCATGGGCTGGCATTCTGGGTGGCAGGAGAAGCATTCAGCATCATGGGCAAACTCACGAGGCTCCCTGCAGTGGGGTACAAAAGAAGTGGGGTCACTTTCAAGTCCTAACCATCACGTCCTGAGCCCACACCCACAGGTCTCCTACCTCATTCCCACCAAGGCATATGCAGAAAGCTGTCTAAACGTTCAGGTGCACAGCTCCATCCTAGAGCTCCACTTctgccccttctttttttttttttaagtttatttatttatttattttgcagtttttggccagggctgggtttgaacctgccacctccggcatatggggccggcgccctactccattgagccacaggcaccgccctccgcCCCTTCTTGATTGTATCCCTCACTATACCCATTCAGAAAGTTGCAGTGGGTCACACAGACACCTCCTCGGCTGTAGTTGCGGCAGGATAAGCACTGACTAGGGCCTGGACCCCAGCATCCCCCAGAAGAGCACAGTGGGTCACACACTTTGCCCTCTGCCACTGGAAAGGAAGGGGTGGATTAGGAGAGGAGCCTGGGGATACCTACCAAGCCCTCTCCTACTCTTCCTCATTACTTCTTCTAACCTAACATCCCCCTTCTCCATAGTTTTATCCCCAACCCCATTCCCACTTCAGGGAAGAAAAAGCCTTACACCCTGTCTTCCCTGACTGCCTGTTCTCCACACCTAGTGGGCCCTTTCCCTCACCACAGTCTCTGCGGGGCCGATTGTGCTTGATGTCTAGTCTCTCTTCCGAAG includes:
- the ERBB3 gene encoding receptor tyrosine-protein kinase erbB-3 isoform X5; the protein is MDTIDWRDIVRDRCAEIVVKDNGRSCPPCHEVCKGRCWGPGPEDCQTLTKTICAPQCNGHCFGPNPNQCCHDECAGGCSGPQDTDCFACRHFNDSGACVPRCPQPLVYNKLTFQLEPNPHTKYQYGGVCVASCPHNFVVDQTSCVRACPPDKMEVDKNGLKMCEPCGGLCPKACEGTGSGSRFQTVDSSNIDGFVNCTKILGNLDFLITGLNGDPWHKIPALDPEKLNVFRTVREITGYLNIQSWPPHMHNFSVFSNLTTIGGRSLYNRGFSLLIMKNLNVTSLGLRSLKEISAGRIYISANRQLCYHHSLNWTKLLRGPSEERLDIKHNRPRRDCVAEGKVCDPLCSSGGCWGPGPSQCLSCRNYSRGGVCVTHCNFLNGEPREFAHDAECFSCHPECQPMEGTATCNGSGSDACTQCAHFRDGPHCVSSCPNGVLGAKGPIYKYPDVQNECQPCHENCTQGCKGPELQDCLGQPLELISKTHLTMALMVIVGLVAIFLILGGTFLYWRGRQIQNKRAMRRYLERGESIEPLDPSEKANKVLARIFKETELRKLKVLGSGVFGTVHKGVWIPEGESIKIPVCIKVIEDKSGRQSFQAVTDHMLAIGSLDHAHIVRLLGLCPGSSLQLVTQYLPLGSLLDHVRQHRGALGPQLLLNWGVQIAKGMYYLEEHGMVHRNLAARNVLLKSPSQVQVADFGVADLLPPDDKQLLHSEAKTPIKWMALESIHFGKYTHQSDVWSYGVTVWELMTFGAEPYAGLRLAEVPDLLEKGERLAQPQICTIDVYMVMVKCWMIDENIRPTFKELANEFTRMARDPPRYLVIKRESGPGIAPGAEPSALTDKELEEVELEPELDLDLDLEAEEDNLATTLGSALSLPIGTLNRPRGSQSLLNPSSGYMPMNQSNLGEASQDSAVCGGSERCPRPVSLHPIPRTRLASESSEGHVTGSEAELQEKVSMCRSRSRSRSRSPRPRGDSAYHSQRHSLLTPVTPLSPPGLEEEDVNGYVMPDTHLKGTPSSREGTLSSVGRSSVLGTEEEDEEEEYEYMNRRRHSPPHPPRPSSLEELGYEYMDVGSDLSASLGSTQSCPLHPVPIMPTAGTTPDEDYEYMNRRRGGGGPGGEYAAMGACPATEQGYEEMRAFQGPSSHHAPHVHYARLKTLRSLEATDSAFDNPDYWHSRLFPKANAQRT